In Mesorhizobium sp. 113-3-3, a genomic segment contains:
- a CDS encoding proton-translocating transhydrogenase family protein, whose translation MDQTLQKALDQLDQASAAVKLAVQNLANAPGGAEAAGDAAHAISGGAIDPFVFRFAIFVLAIFVGYYVVWSVTPALHTPLMAVTNAISSVIVVGALLAVGIAASGVAAGFGFVALMLVSVNIFGGFLVTQRMLAMYKKKDK comes from the coding sequence ATGGATCAGACCCTGCAGAAAGCCCTCGACCAGCTCGACCAGGCCTCCGCCGCCGTCAAGCTTGCGGTGCAGAACCTGGCCAATGCGCCGGGCGGCGCCGAGGCGGCGGGTGATGCCGCGCATGCAATCTCCGGCGGCGCCATCGATCCCTTCGTCTTCCGCTTCGCCATCTTCGTGCTGGCGATCTTCGTCGGCTACTATGTCGTCTGGTCGGTAACCCCGGCTTTGCACACGCCGCTGATGGCCGTCACCAATGCCATCTCTTCGGTGATCGTCGTCGGTGCGCTGCTTGCTGTCGGCATCGCCGCTTCCGGCGTTGCCGCGGGCTTCGGCTTCGTCGCGCTGATGCTGGTCTCGGTCAACATCTTCGGCGGCTTCCTCGTCACCCAGCGCATGCTGGCCATGTACAAGAAGAAGGACAAGTAG
- a CDS encoding aa3-type cytochrome c oxidase subunit IV produces MADHSPTGPVELGAKMDYAEHDRTYAGFLALAKYGSLFCGALLIAMAFGFFAAGFFSATILFILIMAVGAFILR; encoded by the coding sequence ATGGCTGATCACTCGCCGACCGGTCCTGTCGAACTGGGCGCGAAGATGGACTATGCCGAGCATGACCGCACCTATGCGGGCTTCCTCGCTCTGGCCAAATACGGATCGCTGTTCTGCGGCGCGTTGCTCATCGCGATGGCTTTCGGCTTCTTCGCGGCCGGTTTCTTCTCGGCGACCATACTGTTCATCCTGATCATGGCCGTCGGCGCCTTCATTCTGCGATAG
- a CDS encoding DUF3096 domain-containing protein, translating into MHISQLALTPLISLIAGVLILIMPRLLNYIVALYLIVVGLLGLFPHLAG; encoded by the coding sequence ATGCATATTTCCCAGCTCGCGCTCACACCGCTTATCTCGCTGATCGCCGGCGTGCTGATCCTGATCATGCCGCGGCTGCTGAACTACATCGTCGCGCTCTATCTGATCGTCGTTGGGCTGCTCGGGCTTTTCCCGCACCTCGCCGGTTGA
- a CDS encoding alpha/beta hydrolase family protein, with amino-acid sequence MTPRKFQKRQEAKNQRIWAPGSGLRQAIFVGLVLLSGLFTWGATPAAAAGAPVGAASAGSAADDTAHLSPVGFQAVRVPNGDEPPLAAGIWYPTSAEAQDVPLENFKQHVAPSGPVKGHALPLVVISHGGGGSYAGHYDTAIALARAGFIVAAVSHAGDTFDDQSKVMMLWRRPAQLSRLIDFMLTDWQGHADIDPQRIGAFGFSNGGFAVLVEAGGIPDLGRIDPYCAANPQHDLCTTLAKAGVHSVAQAPQPPPDAWKPDRRIRAIAAAAPAFGFTFDRAGLASVQIPVLLWRAANDRHQPDPWYEEHIRSALPRPPEYHVEPLAGHYAFLPPCSTRLRAIAPMACVDAPGFDRAAFHQRLNAALASFFTASLQSQSASH; translated from the coding sequence ATGACTCCAAGGAAATTCCAGAAGAGGCAAGAAGCAAAAAACCAGCGGATTTGGGCTCCTGGCAGCGGGCTGCGCCAGGCAATTTTCGTCGGCCTGGTCTTGCTCTCTGGTCTGTTCACGTGGGGCGCGACCCCGGCCGCCGCAGCCGGTGCGCCGGTCGGCGCGGCATCGGCCGGTTCGGCTGCCGACGACACCGCGCATCTTTCTCCCGTGGGCTTCCAAGCCGTTCGCGTTCCTAATGGCGACGAGCCACCGTTGGCCGCCGGTATCTGGTACCCGACGTCAGCCGAGGCGCAGGATGTGCCGCTGGAAAACTTCAAGCAACATGTTGCGCCTTCCGGTCCGGTGAAAGGCCATGCGCTGCCGCTTGTCGTGATCTCTCACGGCGGCGGCGGATCCTATGCCGGCCACTATGACACGGCGATCGCGTTGGCGAGAGCCGGCTTCATCGTCGCCGCGGTCAGCCATGCCGGCGATACTTTCGACGACCAGAGCAAGGTGATGATGCTGTGGCGCCGGCCTGCCCAGCTAAGCCGGCTGATCGATTTCATGCTGACGGACTGGCAGGGCCACGCCGACATCGATCCGCAGCGCATCGGCGCCTTCGGGTTCTCGAATGGCGGCTTCGCCGTACTGGTCGAAGCGGGCGGTATACCCGATCTCGGCCGGATCGACCCATATTGCGCCGCAAATCCGCAACATGATCTTTGCACCACGCTGGCGAAAGCCGGTGTTCATTCCGTCGCACAAGCGCCCCAGCCACCGCCGGATGCGTGGAAGCCCGATCGGCGAATCCGCGCCATCGCAGCCGCCGCGCCGGCGTTCGGCTTCACCTTTGACCGTGCCGGCCTTGCTTCGGTTCAGATCCCGGTGCTCCTGTGGCGCGCGGCCAACGACCGGCATCAACCCGACCCTTGGTATGAAGAACACATCCGTTCGGCATTGCCCCGACCGCCGGAGTATCATGTAGAGCCTCTGGCAGGCCACTATGCGTTCCTGCCGCCTTGCAGCACTCGCCTGCGCGCCATTGCACCCATGGCTTGCGTTGACGCACCCGGCTTCGACCGGGCAGCGTTTCATCAGCGCCTCAACGCCGCCCTTGCAAGCTTCTTCACCGCATCGCTGCAGTCTCAAAGCGCGTCGCACTGA
- a CDS encoding N-acyl amino acid synthase FeeM domain-containing protein, whose amino-acid sequence MMQLLEHVDYRLITGGEDLEAIYRLRYKSYLRSGMCGPIASGMFEDRWDNLPNSYRFGVYCYGELVSTIRFHYISREHPNSPSVDAYPEILLERLARGETFIDGTRFATDPDAAPAPGVLPFLTLRLAMVASLYFGQDSVLTPVKVEHSNFYSRYFNAVQRTEAKEFPGVLTRIALFEIPAGENMRLTLERFPFFRSTPMEQRLMFANPAINRLTPLSVVPTAKYYRAAA is encoded by the coding sequence ATGATGCAACTGCTGGAGCATGTCGATTATCGCCTCATTACCGGAGGCGAGGATCTGGAGGCGATTTACCGGCTTCGCTATAAATCCTATCTGCGTTCAGGCATGTGCGGCCCGATCGCCAGCGGGATGTTCGAGGATCGCTGGGACAATCTGCCCAATTCCTACCGGTTCGGTGTCTATTGCTATGGCGAACTGGTCAGCACGATCCGCTTCCATTACATTTCTCGCGAGCACCCGAATTCGCCTTCCGTCGATGCCTATCCGGAAATACTGCTCGAGCGGCTTGCCCGCGGAGAAACCTTTATCGACGGAACCCGGTTTGCAACCGATCCCGACGCTGCGCCAGCCCCCGGAGTGCTGCCGTTCCTGACGCTCAGGCTTGCCATGGTGGCCTCGCTCTATTTCGGCCAGGACTCGGTGCTGACGCCGGTCAAGGTCGAGCATTCCAATTTCTATTCCCGTTATTTCAATGCCGTGCAGAGGACCGAGGCCAAGGAATTTCCGGGCGTGCTCACCCGGATCGCCCTGTTCGAAATCCCTGCCGGCGAAAATATGCGCCTGACGCTCGAGCGGTTCCCCTTCTTCAGGTCGACGCCCATGGAGCAACGGCTGATGTTCGCCAATCCGGCCATCAACCGGCTGACACCCTTGTCCGTCGTGCCGACCGCGAAATACTATCGCGCCGCCGCCTGA
- a CDS encoding putative bifunctional diguanylate cyclase/phosphodiesterase: MGRTKTENIPADVYIQFVRSLFDNAHMLVIGGVCYWILGFMIYLRTQNPLFLGFSFGLLSISLFRYSGIRGFRKAGGVIANVEEARRWERTYILKGSLQGLGLGALCFISIYVYPDPFAELAATSLAIATLVTVVGRNYGSPLMVRIFSVTFIGPAALALLLRMDVPSVVLGLMIIPLTFITINSADHVRNVLFSAVIGHKEARKLAHRFDRALNTMSHGLVMLGPNGRVAVANAEAAHLMSLKSANALLGRSIHGLLMRGVAGGMLAPKDCRYIEAQLTRALREGRDRKVLVSLANGQHYEFSAREGSQELGVITFEDVTARVEAEDKIRFMARYDNLTGLPNRAYFHELVGEAMASGDRDRFCGLAVLDLDDFKSVNDTLGHPIGDGLIYAVAERLAAVAGQGITVSRFGGDEFMIFFDRIEDESHLTTQIDEIFAALQGEVDVAGHGLRIQTSGGAVLARVRDSDVDAMIVKADLALYKAKELGKNGWRLFEAAMDAAFRNRQLMKADLRSAVESKSLRVVYQPIVAMNTMRIASCEALCRWDHPDLGPISPGIFIPLAEEMGIISEISTFVLQAACTECAKWPDQTSVSVNLSAKDFRSRDVIQKVRDALASSGLAAGRLEIEVTETALLDDKSLTRQYIEELKQIGVRIALDDFGTGYSSLSYLHKLPLDKIKIDRSFLMDVTQNARSLELLKGIVNLSRPLGLSVTVEGVETFEQLKILALQVKPDLVQGFLFGAALSASGIETMSNVTWPFAADLRRAGKRTAV; the protein is encoded by the coding sequence ATGGGCAGGACAAAAACCGAGAACATCCCCGCGGATGTTTATATCCAGTTTGTGCGGTCGTTGTTCGACAACGCCCACATGCTGGTAATCGGCGGCGTATGCTACTGGATCCTCGGATTCATGATCTATTTGCGTACGCAAAACCCTTTGTTCCTGGGTTTTTCGTTTGGTCTGCTGTCCATCAGCCTTTTCCGTTACTCCGGCATTCGCGGCTTTCGGAAGGCGGGCGGCGTAATAGCCAATGTCGAAGAGGCGCGGCGGTGGGAGCGCACCTATATCCTGAAGGGCAGCCTGCAAGGCCTCGGCCTGGGCGCGCTGTGTTTCATATCGATCTATGTCTATCCCGATCCGTTTGCCGAACTGGCCGCGACGTCGCTGGCCATCGCAACCTTGGTGACGGTTGTTGGCCGCAACTACGGCTCTCCGCTCATGGTGCGGATTTTTTCCGTGACCTTCATTGGTCCGGCGGCACTTGCGCTGCTGCTGCGCATGGATGTTCCCTCGGTCGTTCTCGGGTTGATGATCATCCCGCTGACGTTCATCACGATCAACAGCGCCGACCACGTCCGCAACGTGCTTTTCTCGGCTGTCATCGGCCATAAGGAAGCGAGGAAGCTGGCGCACAGGTTCGACCGCGCCCTCAACACAATGTCGCACGGCCTCGTCATGCTCGGACCCAATGGCCGGGTGGCGGTGGCCAATGCCGAAGCCGCCCATCTGATGTCGCTCAAGTCCGCGAATGCGCTGCTTGGGCGGTCGATCCATGGTCTTTTGATGCGCGGCGTCGCCGGCGGCATGCTGGCGCCGAAGGACTGCCGCTACATCGAGGCCCAGCTGACGCGCGCCCTGCGCGAAGGCCGGGACCGCAAGGTCCTGGTGTCGCTGGCCAATGGCCAGCATTATGAATTCTCGGCCCGCGAAGGCAGCCAGGAACTCGGCGTCATCACCTTCGAGGACGTGACGGCGCGCGTCGAGGCGGAAGACAAGATCCGCTTCATGGCGCGTTACGACAATCTCACCGGCCTGCCCAATCGCGCCTATTTCCACGAACTGGTCGGCGAGGCGATGGCGTCGGGCGATCGCGACCGTTTCTGCGGCCTGGCCGTGCTCGACCTCGACGATTTCAAGAGCGTCAACGACACGCTCGGCCATCCGATCGGCGACGGGCTGATCTACGCGGTCGCCGAGCGTCTTGCCGCCGTTGCCGGGCAAGGCATCACCGTCAGCCGTTTCGGCGGCGACGAATTCATGATCTTCTTCGACCGCATCGAGGATGAGAGCCATCTGACCACGCAGATCGACGAGATCTTCGCGGCGTTGCAGGGCGAGGTGGACGTCGCCGGCCACGGGTTGCGCATCCAGACCAGCGGCGGCGCGGTGTTGGCACGGGTCAGGGACAGCGATGTCGACGCCATGATCGTCAAGGCGGATCTGGCGCTTTACAAGGCCAAGGAGCTTGGCAAGAACGGCTGGCGGCTGTTCGAGGCGGCAATGGACGCCGCGTTCCGCAACCGACAGCTGATGAAGGCGGATCTGCGCAGCGCGGTGGAAAGCAAGAGCCTGCGGGTCGTCTATCAGCCGATCGTGGCGATGAACACCATGCGCATCGCCAGCTGCGAGGCGCTGTGCCGCTGGGATCATCCCGATCTCGGACCGATTTCGCCGGGCATCTTCATTCCGCTGGCCGAGGAAATGGGCATCATTTCCGAAATCAGCACTTTCGTGCTGCAGGCGGCCTGCACCGAATGCGCCAAATGGCCTGATCAGACCAGCGTCTCGGTCAACCTGTCGGCCAAGGATTTCCGCAGCCGCGACGTCATCCAAAAGGTTCGCGATGCGCTGGCGAGCTCCGGCCTCGCCGCCGGCCGGCTGGAGATCGAAGTCACCGAAACGGCACTGCTCGACGACAAGTCGCTGACGCGCCAGTATATCGAGGAACTGAAGCAGATCGGTGTTCGCATTGCGCTTGACGATTTCGGCACCGGCTATTCGAGCCTGAGCTACCTCCACAAGCTGCCGCTCGACAAGATCAAGATCGACCGTTCGTTCCTGATGGACGTCACCCAGAACGCGCGTTCGCTGGAATTGCTCAAGGGTATCGTCAATCTGTCACGGCCACTGGGCCTTTCCGTGACAGTCGAAGGCGTCGAGACCTTCGAACAGCTCAAGATCCTGGCCTTGCAGGTCAAACCGGATCTCGTGCAAGGCTTCCTCTTCGGTGCCGCGCTCAGTGCATCGGGTATCGAGACGATGTCGAATGTCACTTGGCCGTTCGCGGCCGACCTGCGTCGCGCCGGCAAACGGACAGCCGTTTAG
- a CDS encoding Re/Si-specific NAD(P)(+) transhydrogenase subunit alpha, which yields MGQTVFIPRELDANEPRVAASPDTVKRLAGLGLDVIVEKGAGTRSRIPDEEFAKAGAAIGKASDVAKADVVLKVRRPTDAELKSYKSGAAVIAIMDPYGNDAAVAALAKAGVTAFSMEFMPRITRAQSMDVLSSQANLAGYQAVIDGASEYDRALPMMMTAAGTVPAAKIFIMGVGVAGLQAIATARRLGAVVTATDVRPAAKEQVASLGAKFLAVEDEEFKAAETAGGYAKEMSKEYQAKQAALTSEHIAKQDIVITTALIPGRPAPKLVSAAMVASMKPGSVLVDLAVERGGNVEGAQPGQVVTTANGVKIVGHLNVPGRVAASASLLYAKNLFAFLETLVDKTTKTLAINRDDDLVKATMLTDGGKVVHPAFAKANQQPHVEPAAIPATTMVADASAAPKKAAPRKTAASKSSSSKSKGTA from the coding sequence GTGGGACAGACGGTTTTCATCCCTCGTGAGCTCGACGCGAACGAGCCGCGTGTCGCGGCCTCGCCCGATACGGTGAAGCGGCTGGCGGGGCTTGGCCTCGACGTGATTGTCGAAAAAGGCGCCGGCACGCGGTCGCGCATCCCCGACGAAGAGTTTGCCAAGGCAGGTGCCGCCATCGGCAAGGCTTCCGATGTCGCCAAGGCCGACGTGGTGCTGAAGGTGCGCCGGCCGACGGATGCCGAGCTGAAGAGCTACAAATCCGGCGCGGCTGTGATCGCCATCATGGACCCCTACGGCAACGATGCCGCCGTGGCAGCCCTTGCCAAGGCCGGCGTCACCGCTTTCTCGATGGAGTTCATGCCGCGCATCACCCGCGCCCAGTCGATGGACGTCTTGTCCTCGCAGGCCAACCTTGCCGGCTATCAGGCGGTGATCGACGGCGCTTCGGAATATGACCGCGCCTTGCCGATGATGATGACGGCGGCCGGCACGGTGCCGGCGGCGAAAATCTTCATCATGGGCGTCGGCGTCGCCGGCCTGCAGGCGATCGCCACGGCCCGCCGCCTTGGTGCCGTCGTCACCGCCACCGACGTGCGCCCCGCCGCCAAGGAACAGGTCGCCTCGCTCGGCGCCAAATTCCTGGCCGTCGAGGACGAGGAGTTCAAGGCGGCCGAGACCGCCGGCGGCTACGCCAAGGAAATGTCCAAGGAATACCAGGCCAAGCAGGCGGCGCTCACATCAGAGCACATTGCCAAGCAGGACATCGTCATCACCACGGCGCTGATCCCCGGCCGGCCGGCGCCGAAGCTGGTGTCGGCGGCGATGGTCGCCTCGATGAAGCCGGGCTCGGTGCTCGTCGACCTCGCCGTCGAGCGCGGCGGCAATGTCGAAGGGGCTCAGCCGGGTCAGGTGGTAACCACGGCCAATGGCGTAAAGATCGTCGGCCACCTCAACGTGCCGGGCCGCGTCGCCGCTTCCGCCTCGCTGCTCTATGCCAAGAACCTGTTCGCGTTCCTGGAAACGCTGGTCGACAAGACCACCAAGACGCTCGCCATCAACCGCGACGACGATCTGGTCAAGGCGACGATGCTGACCGATGGCGGCAAGGTGGTGCATCCGGCCTTCGCCAAGGCCAACCAGCAGCCTCATGTCGAACCGGCCGCGATCCCGGCCACGACCATGGTCGCCGATGCCTCGGCCGCGCCCAAGAAGGCCGCACCCAGGAAAACCGCCGCATCCAAGTCGTCCTCGTCCAAGTCGAAAGGGACCGCGTGA
- a CDS encoding NAD(P)(+) transhydrogenase (Re/Si-specific) subunit beta, with protein sequence MNANFASFLYLVSGVLFIMALRGLSHPTTSRQGNLYGMIGMAIAIATTLALATPSAGRFGLIVLGLAIGGGVGAVTARRIAMTSMPQLVAAFHSLVGLAAVMVAAAAIYAPESFGIGTDGDIHAQALIEMSLGVAIGAITFTGSVIAFLKLDGRMSGKPIMIGGRHFINAALGVALIVLIVLLVATESKLVFWLIVAASLVLGILLIIPIGGADMPVVVSMLNSYSGWAAAALGFTLGNLALIITGALVGSSGAILSYIMCKGMNRSFISVILGGFGGETAAAADDGIERTVKQGSADDAAYLMMNAQKVIIVPGYGMAVAQAQHALREMADKLKANGVDVKYAIHPVAGRMPGHMNVLLAEANVPYDEVFELEDINSEFAQADVAYVIGANDVTNPSARDDKSSPIYGMPILDVDKARTCLFVKRSLGSGYAGIDNTLFYKDGTMMLLGDAKKMTEEIVKAMDH encoded by the coding sequence ATGAACGCCAACTTCGCGTCCTTCCTCTATCTGGTCTCCGGCGTCCTGTTCATCATGGCGTTGCGCGGCCTGTCGCATCCGACCACCAGTCGGCAGGGCAATCTCTACGGCATGATCGGCATGGCCATCGCCATCGCCACGACGCTGGCGCTGGCAACCCCGTCGGCCGGGCGCTTTGGCCTCATCGTGCTCGGTCTTGCCATCGGCGGCGGCGTCGGCGCCGTCACCGCGCGGCGCATCGCCATGACCTCGATGCCGCAGCTGGTTGCCGCCTTCCACAGCCTCGTCGGCCTCGCCGCCGTCATGGTGGCGGCAGCCGCCATCTACGCGCCGGAAAGTTTTGGTATTGGCACGGATGGCGACATCCATGCCCAGGCGCTGATCGAGATGAGCCTTGGCGTCGCCATCGGCGCCATCACCTTCACTGGCTCGGTCATCGCCTTCCTGAAGCTCGACGGCCGCATGTCCGGCAAGCCGATCATGATCGGCGGCCGCCATTTCATCAACGCGGCCCTCGGCGTCGCGCTCATCGTGCTGATCGTGCTGCTCGTCGCCACCGAGTCAAAACTGGTGTTCTGGCTGATCGTCGCCGCCTCGCTGGTGCTCGGCATCTTGCTGATCATCCCGATCGGCGGCGCCGACATGCCGGTCGTCGTCTCGATGCTGAATTCCTATTCGGGCTGGGCGGCGGCGGCACTCGGCTTCACGCTCGGCAACCTGGCGCTGATCATCACCGGCGCGCTGGTCGGCTCGTCCGGCGCGATCCTGTCCTACATCATGTGCAAGGGCATGAACCGAAGCTTCATCTCGGTCATCCTCGGCGGCTTCGGCGGCGAGACCGCTGCAGCGGCCGACGACGGCATCGAGCGCACGGTCAAGCAGGGCTCGGCCGACGACGCCGCCTATCTGATGATGAACGCGCAGAAGGTCATCATCGTGCCGGGCTACGGCATGGCGGTCGCCCAGGCGCAGCACGCGCTGCGCGAAATGGCCGATAAGCTCAAGGCCAATGGCGTCGACGTGAAGTACGCCATCCACCCGGTTGCCGGGCGCATGCCCGGCCACATGAACGTGCTCTTGGCCGAAGCCAACGTGCCCTATGACGAGGTGTTCGAGCTGGAAGACATCAACTCCGAATTCGCGCAGGCCGATGTCGCCTATGTCATCGGCGCCAACGACGTCACCAACCCGTCCGCGCGGGATGACAAGTCGAGCCCCATCTACGGCATGCCGATCCTCGACGTCGACAAGGCGCGCACCTGCCTGTTCGTCAAGCGCTCGCTCGGCTCCGGCTATGCCGGCATCGACAACACGCTGTTCTACAAGGACGGCACCATGATGCTGCTCGGCGACGCCAAGAAGATGACCGAGGAAATCGTCAAGGCCATGGATCATTGA